A window from Diachasmimorpha longicaudata isolate KC_UGA_2023 chromosome 5, iyDiaLong2, whole genome shotgun sequence encodes these proteins:
- the LOC135163058 gene encoding coronin-2B-like isoform X1, whose product MGHSVRERDMKEVLESKYSQEDKDEPLNLLNNMVDARACYKPSERLWFRGVRSSKFRHVYGVPAKRDKCYDNIKITKNAHDSQFCAVNPKFLAIVTEVAGGGAFLVIPLDNTGRLDFNANRITGHTGPVLDIKWNPFNDNVIASCSDDCTVKLWHIPDGGLSRNLTEWLVELQGHKRRVAYLEWHPVAENILFSAGFDHLIIVWDINRGEAINIIDRHPDVIYSMSLNRDGSLLATTCKDKKLRVFEPRSSIVVSEGVCHAGTKASKVVFLGGTGRLLTTGFSKHSDRQYAVWSQHDLSSPLACETIDSSSGIVFPFCDSDTNVVYLAGKGDGNIRYYEYVNEAPWLHYLSQFISGNPQRGLGIMPKRGINTSTCEVFRFFKLHATRGMCEPISMIVPRKSDQFQEDLYPDTVGTTPALSAKDWISGINSPPLLISLKTGGGITTHKPQVYKPPQSIPAADVNTKKKFAFLSTETIPDYRPIDPLDIEKSQKTSNNQSTKIHQLQQRFGHVTIQPTRCSTQFYELVSKFGAYTNVCKNNAPLNDNKIMESVDIPNNEAELRLAYARQTDELRLIRRQLANKQMRVKELEEQLRKLQNN is encoded by the exons ATGGGTCACAGCGTGCGTGAGCGTGACATGAAGGAAGTTTTGGAGTCAAAATACAGCCAGGAAGACAAGGATGAACCCCTCAACTTGTTGAACAATATGGTCGACGCGAGAGCGTGCTATAAGCCCAGCGAGAGA CTGTGGTTTCGTGGCGTGCGTAGCAGCAAATTTCGTCATGTTTATGGTGTACCAGCGAAGCGTGATAAGTGCTATGACAATATTAAAATAACGAAGAACGCCCATGACTCGCAATTCTGTGCGGTTAATCCAAAGTTTCTTGCCATTGTTACGGAAGTTGCTGGAGGTGGTGCATTTCTTGTCATCCCCCTTGACAAC ACTGGGCGACTCGATTTCAATGCCAACAGAATTACGGGACACACTGGACCCGTTTTGGATATCAAGTGGAATCCGTTCAATGATAATGTCATTGCCTCCTGCTCGGACGACTGTACC gTGAAACTCTGGCACATTCCCGACGGAGGTCTATCCCGGAACCTGACGGAATGGCTAGTGGAGCTCCAAGGCCACAAACGTCGTGTGGCTTACCTGGAATGGCACCCAGTGGCCGAGAACATTCTCTTCAGCGCTGGTTTCGATCACTTGATAATCGTGTGGGATATCAACAGGGGTGAAGCGATCAACATAATCGATCGTCATCCCGACGTCATCTACAGCATGTCGTTGAACCGAGACGGAAGCCTCCTGGCCACCACCTGCAAGGACAAAAAATTGAGGGTATTCGAGCCTCGTTCAAGTATCGTTGTCTCAGAGGGTGTCTGTCACGCTGGAACAAAAGCTAGCAAAGTCGTGTTCCTCGGTGGTACTGGTCGCCTTTTGACAACTGGCTTCAGCAAACACTCGGACAGACAGTATGCTGTCTGGAGCCAACACGATTTGTCAAGCCCCTTGGCCTGCGAGACCATAGACTCGTCTAGTGGAATTGTCTTTCCCTTCTGCGATAGTGATACAAATGTAGTGTATCTCGCTGGTAAAGGGGATGGCAATATCAGGTACTACGAGTACGTTAACGAGGCACCGTGGCTCCACTATCTCAGCCAGTTTATCTCGGGAAATCCTCAGAGAGGACTGGGGATCATGCCCAAGAGAGGCATTAACACCAGCACTTGCGAAGTCTTCAGATTCTTCAAGCTCCATGCCACCAGGGGAATGTGTGAACCCATTTCTATGATTGTTCCCAGGAAG AGTGATCAGTTCCAAGAAGATTTGTATCCAGATACAGTGGGTACCACACCCGCATTATCAGCGAAAGATTGGATCAGTGGAATCAACAGTCCACCCCTCCTGATATCCCTAAAAACAG GTGGAGGCATCACAACACATAAGCCTCAAGTGTACAAACCCCCTCAGTCAATCCCCGCTGCCGATGTAAACACAAAGAAGAAATTCGCATTTCTATCGACAGAAACGATTCCCGACTATCGGCCAATCGATCCTCTAGACATTGAGAAGAGCCAAAAAACATCGAACAATCAGAGCACGAAAATCCATCAGCTGCAACAGAGATTCGGCCACGTGACCATCCAG CCAACAAGATGTAGCACCCAATTCTATGAGCTCGTTAGCAAGTTCGGGGCGTATACCAATGTTTGCAAG AACAATGCACCCCTCAACGACAACAAGATCATGGAGTCCGTGGATATACCGAACAATGAAGCTGAATTACGGCTGGCATATGCCAGACAGACTGACGAGCTCCGTTTAATTAGACGACAGCTTGCTAATAAGCAGATGAGGGTCAAGGAACTCGAAGAGCAGCTGAGAAAACTTCAGAAtaattga
- the LOC135163058 gene encoding coronin-2B-like isoform X3, which produces MTNDKQLWFRGVRSSKFRHVYGVPAKRDKCYDNIKITKNAHDSQFCAVNPKFLAIVTEVAGGGAFLVIPLDNTGRLDFNANRITGHTGPVLDIKWNPFNDNVIASCSDDCTVKLWHIPDGGLSRNLTEWLVELQGHKRRVAYLEWHPVAENILFSAGFDHLIIVWDINRGEAINIIDRHPDVIYSMSLNRDGSLLATTCKDKKLRVFEPRSSIVVSEGVCHAGTKASKVVFLGGTGRLLTTGFSKHSDRQYAVWSQHDLSSPLACETIDSSSGIVFPFCDSDTNVVYLAGKGDGNIRYYEYVNEAPWLHYLSQFISGNPQRGLGIMPKRGINTSTCEVFRFFKLHATRGMCEPISMIVPRKSDQFQEDLYPDTVGTTPALSAKDWISGINSPPLLISLKTGGGITTHKPQVYKPPQSIPAADVNTKKKFAFLSTETIPDYRPIDPLDIEKSQKTSNNQSTKIHQLQQRFGHVTIQPTRCSTQFYELVSKFGAYTNVCKNNAPLNDNKIMESVDIPNNEAELRLAYARQTDELRLIRRQLANKQMRVKELEEQLRKLQNN; this is translated from the exons ATGACCAACGATAAACAG CTGTGGTTTCGTGGCGTGCGTAGCAGCAAATTTCGTCATGTTTATGGTGTACCAGCGAAGCGTGATAAGTGCTATGACAATATTAAAATAACGAAGAACGCCCATGACTCGCAATTCTGTGCGGTTAATCCAAAGTTTCTTGCCATTGTTACGGAAGTTGCTGGAGGTGGTGCATTTCTTGTCATCCCCCTTGACAAC ACTGGGCGACTCGATTTCAATGCCAACAGAATTACGGGACACACTGGACCCGTTTTGGATATCAAGTGGAATCCGTTCAATGATAATGTCATTGCCTCCTGCTCGGACGACTGTACC gTGAAACTCTGGCACATTCCCGACGGAGGTCTATCCCGGAACCTGACGGAATGGCTAGTGGAGCTCCAAGGCCACAAACGTCGTGTGGCTTACCTGGAATGGCACCCAGTGGCCGAGAACATTCTCTTCAGCGCTGGTTTCGATCACTTGATAATCGTGTGGGATATCAACAGGGGTGAAGCGATCAACATAATCGATCGTCATCCCGACGTCATCTACAGCATGTCGTTGAACCGAGACGGAAGCCTCCTGGCCACCACCTGCAAGGACAAAAAATTGAGGGTATTCGAGCCTCGTTCAAGTATCGTTGTCTCAGAGGGTGTCTGTCACGCTGGAACAAAAGCTAGCAAAGTCGTGTTCCTCGGTGGTACTGGTCGCCTTTTGACAACTGGCTTCAGCAAACACTCGGACAGACAGTATGCTGTCTGGAGCCAACACGATTTGTCAAGCCCCTTGGCCTGCGAGACCATAGACTCGTCTAGTGGAATTGTCTTTCCCTTCTGCGATAGTGATACAAATGTAGTGTATCTCGCTGGTAAAGGGGATGGCAATATCAGGTACTACGAGTACGTTAACGAGGCACCGTGGCTCCACTATCTCAGCCAGTTTATCTCGGGAAATCCTCAGAGAGGACTGGGGATCATGCCCAAGAGAGGCATTAACACCAGCACTTGCGAAGTCTTCAGATTCTTCAAGCTCCATGCCACCAGGGGAATGTGTGAACCCATTTCTATGATTGTTCCCAGGAAG AGTGATCAGTTCCAAGAAGATTTGTATCCAGATACAGTGGGTACCACACCCGCATTATCAGCGAAAGATTGGATCAGTGGAATCAACAGTCCACCCCTCCTGATATCCCTAAAAACAG GTGGAGGCATCACAACACATAAGCCTCAAGTGTACAAACCCCCTCAGTCAATCCCCGCTGCCGATGTAAACACAAAGAAGAAATTCGCATTTCTATCGACAGAAACGATTCCCGACTATCGGCCAATCGATCCTCTAGACATTGAGAAGAGCCAAAAAACATCGAACAATCAGAGCACGAAAATCCATCAGCTGCAACAGAGATTCGGCCACGTGACCATCCAG CCAACAAGATGTAGCACCCAATTCTATGAGCTCGTTAGCAAGTTCGGGGCGTATACCAATGTTTGCAAG AACAATGCACCCCTCAACGACAACAAGATCATGGAGTCCGTGGATATACCGAACAATGAAGCTGAATTACGGCTGGCATATGCCAGACAGACTGACGAGCTCCGTTTAATTAGACGACAGCTTGCTAATAAGCAGATGAGGGTCAAGGAACTCGAAGAGCAGCTGAGAAAACTTCAGAAtaattga
- the LOC135163058 gene encoding coronin-2B-like isoform X2: MGHSVRERDMKEVLESKYSQEDKDEPLNLLNNMVDARACYKPSERLWFRGVRSSKFRHVYGVPAKRDKCYDNIKITKNAHDSQFCAVNPKFLAIVTEVAGGGAFLVIPLDNTGRLDFNANRITGHTGPVLDIKWNPFNDNVIASCSDDCTVKLWHIPDGGLSRNLTEWLVELQGHKRRVAYLEWHPVAENILFSAGFDHLIIVWDINRGEAINIIDRHPDVIYSMSLNRDGSLLATTCKDKKLRVFEPRSSIVVSEGVCHAGTKASKVVFLGGTGRLLTTGFSKHSDRQYAVWSQHDLSSPLACETIDSSSGIVFPFCDSDTNVVYLAGKGDGNIRYYEYVNEAPWLHYLSQFISGNPQRGLGIMPKRGINTSTCEVFRFFKLHATRGMCEPISMIVPRKSDQFQEDLYPDTVGTTPALSAKDWISGINSPPLLISLKTGGGITTHKPQVYKPPQSIPAADVNTKKKFAFLSTETIPDYRPIDPLDIEKSQKTSNNQSTKIHQLQQRFGHVTIQNNAPLNDNKIMESVDIPNNEAELRLAYARQTDELRLIRRQLANKQMRVKELEEQLRKLQNN; the protein is encoded by the exons ATGGGTCACAGCGTGCGTGAGCGTGACATGAAGGAAGTTTTGGAGTCAAAATACAGCCAGGAAGACAAGGATGAACCCCTCAACTTGTTGAACAATATGGTCGACGCGAGAGCGTGCTATAAGCCCAGCGAGAGA CTGTGGTTTCGTGGCGTGCGTAGCAGCAAATTTCGTCATGTTTATGGTGTACCAGCGAAGCGTGATAAGTGCTATGACAATATTAAAATAACGAAGAACGCCCATGACTCGCAATTCTGTGCGGTTAATCCAAAGTTTCTTGCCATTGTTACGGAAGTTGCTGGAGGTGGTGCATTTCTTGTCATCCCCCTTGACAAC ACTGGGCGACTCGATTTCAATGCCAACAGAATTACGGGACACACTGGACCCGTTTTGGATATCAAGTGGAATCCGTTCAATGATAATGTCATTGCCTCCTGCTCGGACGACTGTACC gTGAAACTCTGGCACATTCCCGACGGAGGTCTATCCCGGAACCTGACGGAATGGCTAGTGGAGCTCCAAGGCCACAAACGTCGTGTGGCTTACCTGGAATGGCACCCAGTGGCCGAGAACATTCTCTTCAGCGCTGGTTTCGATCACTTGATAATCGTGTGGGATATCAACAGGGGTGAAGCGATCAACATAATCGATCGTCATCCCGACGTCATCTACAGCATGTCGTTGAACCGAGACGGAAGCCTCCTGGCCACCACCTGCAAGGACAAAAAATTGAGGGTATTCGAGCCTCGTTCAAGTATCGTTGTCTCAGAGGGTGTCTGTCACGCTGGAACAAAAGCTAGCAAAGTCGTGTTCCTCGGTGGTACTGGTCGCCTTTTGACAACTGGCTTCAGCAAACACTCGGACAGACAGTATGCTGTCTGGAGCCAACACGATTTGTCAAGCCCCTTGGCCTGCGAGACCATAGACTCGTCTAGTGGAATTGTCTTTCCCTTCTGCGATAGTGATACAAATGTAGTGTATCTCGCTGGTAAAGGGGATGGCAATATCAGGTACTACGAGTACGTTAACGAGGCACCGTGGCTCCACTATCTCAGCCAGTTTATCTCGGGAAATCCTCAGAGAGGACTGGGGATCATGCCCAAGAGAGGCATTAACACCAGCACTTGCGAAGTCTTCAGATTCTTCAAGCTCCATGCCACCAGGGGAATGTGTGAACCCATTTCTATGATTGTTCCCAGGAAG AGTGATCAGTTCCAAGAAGATTTGTATCCAGATACAGTGGGTACCACACCCGCATTATCAGCGAAAGATTGGATCAGTGGAATCAACAGTCCACCCCTCCTGATATCCCTAAAAACAG GTGGAGGCATCACAACACATAAGCCTCAAGTGTACAAACCCCCTCAGTCAATCCCCGCTGCCGATGTAAACACAAAGAAGAAATTCGCATTTCTATCGACAGAAACGATTCCCGACTATCGGCCAATCGATCCTCTAGACATTGAGAAGAGCCAAAAAACATCGAACAATCAGAGCACGAAAATCCATCAGCTGCAACAGAGATTCGGCCACGTGACCATCCAG AACAATGCACCCCTCAACGACAACAAGATCATGGAGTCCGTGGATATACCGAACAATGAAGCTGAATTACGGCTGGCATATGCCAGACAGACTGACGAGCTCCGTTTAATTAGACGACAGCTTGCTAATAAGCAGATGAGGGTCAAGGAACTCGAAGAGCAGCTGAGAAAACTTCAGAAtaattga